CCTTGAGGCCTTTCTCATTGCTGCTGACAAGGATAATATCCTCTTGATTTCCGGGGCAGGAGATGTGGTTGAGCCTGACGAAGAAGTTGTAGCCATTGGTTCCGGAGCTCCCATGGCTTTAGCAGCTGCCAAAGCCCTCCTCCGCTATACAGATCTCTCAGCCAGAGAGATTGCAGAAAAGGCTTTAAAAATTGCTGGAGAAATATGTATTTACACTAATTCTGAAATTACCGTGGAGGAGCTCTAAGTGATTAAACAAGAATCAGAACTTACGCCTCGGGAGATAGTGGCTGAACTTGATCGTTATATTGTTGGCCAGAATAGGGCCAAAAGATCTGTTGCTATTGCTTTACGAAATCGCTGGAGACGAAGACATCTTAAAGGGCCTCTTAAAGAGGAGGTCTATCCCAAAAATATTCTAATGATTGGGCCAACAGGTGTAGGGAAAACTGAAATTGCCAGAAGGTTAGCTCGCCTTGCCAAAGCCCCCTTTATCAAGGTTGAGGCCACAAAATTTACTGAAGTGGGTTATGTAGGGCGAGATGTAGAGTCCATGATCCGAGATCTTACCTATGTAGCAGTTCAGATGGTAAAAGAGGAAGAGGAAAAAAAGGTGCTTGCCCGGGCAAGGGAACTTGCTGAAGAAAGACTTGTGGAATATCTTCTTCCTCAGACCTCTCCCAAGGTTAGTTATGATAGTCAAACCAAGGAAAAGTTACTTAGGATGTTGAAAGATGGGGCCTTAAACGAAAGGGAAGTTGAAATTGATATTGAGCTCAGAGAAAAGCAACCCAGTATTGAGATCCTTGCAGCTTCAGGGCTTGAAGAGGTGGAGATGCAACTCAGAGAGATGCTTTCAACCTTTATGCCCTTACGGAGTAAAAAGAGACGGGTGAAAGTTAAAGAAGCCCTTGAAATACTTACTAAAGATGAGGCCTCCAAGCTGATAGATATGGATAAGGTAATAAAAGAGGCCATAGAGCGCACAGAGACAAGTGGTATTATTTTTATTGATGAAATAGACAAGGTTGCCAGCCGGGGAGAGGGAGCCGGGCCTGATGTATCCAGAGAAGGGGTTCAGAGAGACCTTCTCCCTATTGTTGAAGGGACAACTGTAAATACCCGCTATGGCATGGTGCGCACAGATTATATTCTTTTTATCGCCAGTGGAGCCTTTCACATTGCCAAACCCTCAGACTTAATTCCTGAACTTCAGGGAAGGTTTCCTATTCGGGTTGAGCTTGATCCCCTAACCAAAGAGGATTTCATTCGTATTTTGACTATTCCTGAAAATGCCATACTTAAGCAATATCAAGCCTTGCTGGCAACAGAAGGGGTTGAGCTTGAATTTTCTCAAGAGGCTATAGAGGAGATGGCAGGTATTGCCTTTGAGATCAATCAGAAAATGGAAAATATAGGTGCCAGAAGGCTTTACACAGTTATTGAAAAAGTTCTTGAGGATATCTCCTTTGAAGCCCCTGATATTGCTCCAGCTAAAATTGTTATCACTCCAGAGTTTGTGAGAGAAAAATTAGGGGAGATCATGGAAAAAGAGGAACTAATGAAGTTCGTCCTCTAAAAAATGTCTTCTACCCGAGTCCTTTTCTTTACAGGCATTATTGGAAATGTCCTTGAGTGGTATGATTTTATTATTTATGGTTATTTTGCCTCGCAATTTGCTAAGCTTTTTTTCCCGGTTTCAGATCCTGCAGTCTCCTTAATCTTAAGTTTTTCAGCCTTTGCCATAGGTTTTTTTGCCAGACCTCTTGGGGCGCTTTTTATTGGATATCTTGGGGATAGATGGGGTAGAAAGCCTGCCCTTTTAATGTCCATAGTTCTTATGGCCATTCCATCCTTTCTTATGATCTTCCTCCCCACCTATGAGACTCTGGGGATACTGGCTCCCCTTTTTTTAACTCTTTTAAGGATACTGCAAGGATTTTCAGCTGGTGGGGAATATACTACCTCCATAACCTTTCTGCTTGAACACAGCTCACCCACTAAAAGGGCTCTTTGGAGCAGTGTGAATCTTTTTGGGGCTATCCTTGGGATTCTTCTTGGTTCTCTTGTGGCAACCTTACTACATCACTTTTTATCTCAAGAAATCCTTGAGGCTTATGGCTGGAGATTGGCCTATTTACCCACTCTTTTTCTGGCTTACATTGGCTATATTATCAGAAGACACACCTATGAAACCCCTGCCTTTGTAAAAGAGACCTTCTCTCCCTTAAAGGGATTTCCATTATTTTATGCTTTGAAGAGGTATCCCCGTTCCTTTTTTCTAACCCTGTTTCTCTCCATGGTGCAGGGAGTTGCCTTCTATATCCTCTTTGTTTATTTTCCCACCTACTTTGCCCGTTATTTTGGAATTGCTCAGGATAGGGCCCTTTTTTCAAACACCTTAGCTATGATCTTACTAAATATTCTAATTTTGCCCTGTGCTTATCTTTCAGACCTTTATGGCCGAAGGCCCTTTTTTCTCCTTTCCCTTTTTCTTTATGCTGCAATCAGTGCTTTGCTTAATTATTATTTAATTCCCAAGGGATATACCTTTATGCTTCTTTCTCACCTTGCCCTTGCTTTTATCTCTGGATTTTTCATGAGTATTCTTCCCGTTACACTTGCTGAGCTCTTTCCTGTAAAAATTAGAAGCACTTCCTTTGCCTTCCTCTATAATTTTTCCTTAGCTCTTTTTGGAGGAACAGCCCCTATGGTTTGCACCTATTTTATTGAAAAGACGGGATTTTTGACCTTTCCGGGATTTTATCTTTCTGGAATTACTGCTCTTGTCTTTTTGATTACCTTCTTTTTTCTACCAGAGACTCATCCCCTTAAATCCAAGGGTTCAGCCCAGAGGTCATAGGCCCCACTTTTTAGAATTTTTACCTTTACCAAATTTCCAGGTAAAAGATTATTGATGCCCCTTTTAAGAAAGGTAAGGCCGTCAATTTCTGGGGCCTGTAGTGTAGAAAGGCCAAAAAGCCGACCTTTAATATCCTCTCCAAGAATTAAAACCTCATCTCTTTGACCAACCCTTAAGTTTAAACGCTTTTTTGTTATTTCTTTCTGAACCTTTAAGACCTCTTTTACCCGTCTTTTTTTCTCTTTTGAAGGAACCTGTTCAGGAAGAGCCTCAGCAGGTGTCCCTTCTTCAGGATAAAAGGGAAAAACCCCTAAGTAATCAAATTGGGCCTCTTTAAGAAAGGTGATAAGATTGAGGAAGTGCTTTTCTTTCTCTCCCGGGAAGCCAACTATAATGCTTGTCCGAAGGGTTGCCATAGAATTGAAAGAGCGCACCTTTTCTATTATTTTCAAGATTCTTTCAGGGGTATACCCCCGATGCATCTTTTTCAAAATCTCGGAATCAGCATGCTGAATAGGAATCTCAAAATAGGGCACAACCTTTGGGATTTCAAAAATAGCCTCAATAAGCTCATCACTCAGATGAAGAAGATGAAGATAGAGAAGTCTTATTCGAAAATGAAAAGGAAGAGAAGAGATTTTTTTAAGGAGCTTGATAAGAAGATTAGATTCCTTAAGATCCCTACCATATAAGGTTATATCCTGACCCACAATGATAAGCTCCCTTACCCCTTTTTTCAGGAGATTTTCTGCCTCTTTGAGAACCAACTCCAAGGGTTTACTTCTAAAGGGGCCTCTTATTTTGGGAATAGTGCAATAACTACAACGATGACTACATCCCTCTGAGATCTTTAAGTAGCTATAAAAGGGGCTTTCTGAAAGCACTTTATCAGAAGGCTCTTCTTTAGCAAAATAGCGAAAGGGCTCGATACCATAGAATTCATCAACCTCAGGTAAAAGTTTTTTCAGGTCCTCAATAGCATATCTGGCAGGAAGGCATCCTGAAACAATGAGTTTTTGGTGGGGGGTTTTAAGCTCTCCCAATTCAAAGATATGTTCAAGGGCTTCATTTACAGCTGGCTGGATAAAGGCACAGGTATTCACCCAGAAAAGATCTGCCTCCCCGGGATCAAGGGTAAACTCATAACCCTTCTGGTTTAAAAGAAAAAGCAGTTTTTCAAAATCACTCTTATTTTTCGGGCAACCAAGACTTACAGGATAAACCTTTTTAGAGGTTTTTGATCTGACTAACTTCATTCTTTTCATTTAGATAAAGGAGTCTTGTTTTGAAATAGGGAAGCTCATTATCTGCCACCCAGGCATAGGCAACAATGATGATGCGGTCTCCAGTTTCACCAAGTCTTGCAGCTGCCCCATTTAGTATAACCTCTCCCTTTTCACCCTCAAGGAGATAGGTCTCAAAGCGCGCTCCATTATTGAGATTATAAATCCAGACTGCTTCAAAAGGCAAAAGCCCCGCCTTTTCCATAATCTCCCTATCTAAGGTGAGACTTCCCTCATAATAGAGATTTTTATCCGTAATTACAGCCTGATGAATTTTAGCTTTCAAAAGTTTTCTATACATAAAGCCTCCTCATGCAATTTTTGTTTATAATATAAGCATGTCCCCTTTGCAAAAAAATCTCTTCTATCCACATCCAAAGACTCTTTTTTTTGAAATCCAGTTTTAGATTTATAGCTGAAATAGGGGATATTAAAAAGTTTGGAGAGCCTGCTAAAAAGATTATCAAATATGCATGGCTTGATCCTGTGATTAAAAGTTCTGGCAAATAGAAAAATAAAAGAATTAATAATTCCAGGGTGATTTGCCACGGCTAACCTTTTTACCTTATCCTATTTTCTAATAGTTGCCTTCTAAATTTTAATAACTCTATTATCAATAAGCCTTGTCTTTCCAACAAAGACAGCAATAGCTATTAGCACCGATCTCTCAATCACTGAAACAGGCTTTAAAGTCTCTGGATCCGCTATCTCCACATACTGAACCCTGTTGTGAGGAAACTTCTCTATATAATCCTTTACAAGCTCTCTTACTTTTTCAGGGTTTTTCTCTCCTCCCAGTATGAGTCTTTCTGCAAGCTTTAAGGAATGATAGAGAGAAAGGGCTGACCTTCTCTCCTCTTCAGAAAGATAGGTGTTTCTTGAACTCATCGCTAAACCATCTTCTTCTCTGACTGTAGGGTGAGAGAGAATTTCTATCTCCAGGTTAAGGTCTCTAACCATTTGCTGGATCACCTTTAACTGCTGATAGTCCTTTTCACCAAAGACTGCCAGATGGGGTTTTACAATATTAAAAAGTTTTAGCACAATGGTTGTGACTCCTTTAAAATGTCCTGGCCTAAAGGCCCCACACAGTCTATCAGTTAAATCTGTGACCTCAACATAGGTTTTAAAATCAGAAGGATACATATCTTCTGCTGAAGGGACAAAGACTATATCCACACCTTCCTTTTCAAGAAGGGTTAAATCTCTTTCAAGATCCCGAGGATAGACTTTAAAATCTTCAGAGGGGCCAAATTGAAGGGGATTTACAAAGATACTTACTACTACCTTATCTGCTCTACTGCGTGCCAATCTTACCAAACTTAAATGACCCTCGTGAAGATAGCCCATAGTGGGGACAAAACCAATAATTTTATCCTCTTTACGAAGGTTTGTGCTTATCCTCTGCATCTCTTCAATTTTTTTTATTATTTCCATTGGGAAAGAGGCTCTCCTTGAAAGGGTTCTAAAAGAGAATTTATATTTCCTATAAAAATATCCTTCAAGGTCTTTTCCAATTGAGGATTTAAGGCTCCATCGGGTTCGGAATAGGCTTTAGCATTAAGTCTTCCCTTAATCCATTCTTCCCAGAGTAAAAGTTTTTTCCCTCTATAGGTTTCAATAATCTTAAAATACCAGAAGGTAGAGGGATTTACTTTCAAATATAATGCACCTTCCCAAAAATCCAAAGGTCTAACTCTAAGGGGATAGGCTAATTTTTTAAGAATTTCAAAGAGTGCTTTCTGAGAATGAATTATATAGACAGAATCTCCGGTCTTTATATACCTTAGGATGTAATCCAGATCAGCATTATTGAGGGCTATACAACCTTGTGTCCAGTGGTAATTCAGTTCCCCCTTTTCTTTTTTAAAGGCCCCGCCTCCGTGAATACCAATATTGTTTCCGAGAAGGTTTTCCCTTTGGGGATAATTTTTTTGTAAATATCTTTCAATAAATTCAAGTTTGACCTCTCCACGAAAATAAGCCAAGGACAAATCATTAAAATTAGGATAGTTGAGTTCTAAAAAGTAATAATATTGAGTTGAGGGTCTAATGGTTGTGACTTTATATGCCCCTTCAGGAGTCAAAAAATCCCCTTTTTTGCTCTTAAAAAGAGGACTCTTTAAGCCATAGCCAATTTTGGCTTCAAAAATAATATTTCCCTGATTAAAGAGATAAAGGGTATAGGTAGCTTTATCCACAAGGATGTATCTTTCCTGGGCATAAAGAAAAGAGATGAAAATAAAACCTGAGAAAATTACCAGGAAAAATCCAGAAAACCAGGACTTCACACTATAATTTTATTCAAAGTTCTCTTTTATTCAAGAGAAATGTATGCGTCCATACCTTTTGAGACTCTATAGAATTTCTATGTGTTTGCCTGTTATGTGTGTTTTAAACCCCTACACAGGGCATACACGCAAGGGCCTCCGCACTTATTACTTCTCACCTCTTACTTCTTTCCTCTTTTTTCTTTCCACTCTTCTTTTTTCTTGGAAGAATCAGAACCTATGCAAAAAAAATATTTCCCTCTTTTAACATTACTTTAACATTACTTTAAAACTCTTTTAATCTTTAGGGGCTATCTTTAAAATAAATTAAAAGAGGAGGTGGCGATATGAGGAAGGTTTTAGTTAGTAAGAAAGTGTTGGCCTTAGTTGCTGGGTTATCTCTTTTTGGAGGTGTTTCCAAGGGATTTTCCTCTCAGGTTATCAAAATTGATGGGTCCTCTACGGTTTATCCCATTACAGAGGGTGTGGCTGAAGAATTTCAGAAGGCTAAAAAGGGTGCTGTAAAGGTAACAGTGGGAATTTCCGGAACCGGAGGTGGCTTTAAAAAATTCTGCAGAGGGGAAACAGATATTAGTGATGCCTCAAGGCCCATCCTTAAAAAGGAAATGGAAGAATGCAAAAAGAATGGAATCAGTTACATTGAGCTTCCTGTCGCCTATGATGGGCTTTCTGTTGTGGTCAATCCAAAAAATAACTGGGCAACCTGTATGACTGTGGAGCAATTAAAGGAGGTCTGGAAGCCCGAGTCTCAGGGTAAGACTTTTTATTGGTCTGATTTAGATTCCAATTGGCCAAAGGAGCCTATAAAGCTTTGTGGTCCTGGTTCTGACTCTGGAACCTTTGATTATTTTACCGAGGCTATTGTTGGAAAGGCTAAGTCTCAAAGAGGGGACTATCTTGCTTCAGAAGATGACAATGTCCTTGTTCAATTTGCCCAGAGGGAAAAGGGGGCTCTCTGCTATTTTGGGCTTGCCTATGTTGAGGAAAATAAGGGTAAGATAAAGGCAATAGCTATCAAAAATCCCAAAACTGGAAAGTGCGTTTTACCAAGTCTTTCAACAGTGAAATCTGGCGAATATCAACCCCTTTCAAGGCCCCTTTTTATCTATGTCAATGCCAAATCCCTTGAAAGACCTGAGGTTAAAGAATTTGTAGAGTTTTATCTTAATAATGCAGCCAAAATTTCTAAGCAAGTAGGATATATCCCCCTTCCTGACAAGGCTTATGAACTTGCTAAAAAACGTTTCCAGAAAAGGGAGCTTGGAACAGTCTTTGGAGGTGAGCCTGAAGTAGGTTTAACAGTTGAAGAACTCTTAAAGAGAGAAGCCAAGCATTAATATAAGAACCTATGAGGTGGGGATCCGTGAAAATAGAGCATAAAAAGAAACTTGATTATCTCTTCAAAGGCTTCTTAATCTTTACAAGTCTTGTCTCTATCTTTGTTACTCTTGCTATAGTGATAGCCCTAATTGAGGATACTATAAAATTTTTTACCCATCAAGAGGCAGGCGGATTCCCCACCTCTTTAATCAGATTCTTTACTGAAAGGGAATGGACACCTACCTTTGAGATCAAGAAGATTGGAATCTGGCCCCTTCTTTGTGGCACCTTTCTCATTGCCTTCATTGCTATGATAATTTCTGTGCCCCTTGGCTTAGTTATTGCTGTTTATCTCAGTGAATTTGCCTCCTATCGGATTAAAGAATCTGTCAAACCCTGGCTTGATTTTCTTGAGGCAGTGCCAACAGTAGTTTATGGATACTTTGCTCTTCTTGGGGTTACCCCTCTTCTTCAGTGGATTCTGGGAAAATTTGGTCTTGTGGTTGAAGGAATGAATGCCCTCTCCCCAGGTATTGTGCTTGGAATTATGATTCTTCCCTTTACAGCCTCCTTAGTTGAAGATTCTCTAAGAGGAGTTCCCCAGTATCTTAGGGAGGCCTCCTATAGTCTTGGGGCCTCAAAACTTGAAACAGCCTTTAAAGTGGTTGTTCCTGCAGCCAGATCAGGAATACTTTCAGCCTATCTTCTTGGAGCTTCCCGTGCCATTGGAGAAACCATGGTAGTTGCAGTAGCTGCAGGTATGTTTCCCAATCTCACCCTTAATCCCCTTGAACCCGTTCAGACTATCACTGGCTATATAGTGCAGGTTGCCTTAGGAGATCTTCCCTTTAACTCCTTTGAGTATCTTTCTATTTTTGCTGCAGGTTTTCTTCTTTTTATTGTGAGCTTATTTTTCAACCTCCTTGCTATTTACTTTAAATCAAAAATTGAGAGGTATTAAAAATGCATTACAAGACCTTAGAACGAATATTTAGTTTTTTGGGTATCCTTTTTATCCTCTTTGCAATGCTTTTTTTATTTGCCATTGCTATTAAGCTTTTTGTTGATGGGATGCATAGAATTTTTGATTTAAAATTTTATACCAGTTATCCTTCCCGATTTCCTGATCAAGCAGGGATCCTTTCTTCCCTTGTTGGCACTATATATGTTATGGCTGGGGCTATTTTTTGGTCCATTTTTTTGGGTGTTCCTGCAGGGATTTATTTAGAGGAATTTGGTGGAAAGGGTAGGATTGCCCGTATTATTGAAGCAAATATAACTAATCTTTCCGCAGTGCCCTCCATTATTTATGGTCTTTTAGCTCTGGGAATTTTTGTTTATCGCTTTAATTTTGGAGAAAGCATACTTACTGCAGGGCTAACTCTTGGCCTTCTTATGCTTCCAGTAATTGTGGTAACTACGAGGGAGTCTTTAAGGCGGATCCCAAGAGCGATAAGAGAGGGAGCCTATGCCCTCGGGGCTACAAATTATGAACTTGTTTTTCATCATCTTTTGCCTTATTCCTTTGGAGGAATCCTAACAGGAGTTATTATTGCTACTTCCCGAGCTATTGGTGAGACCGCTCCTCTTTTAACTATCGGGGCCTTAACCTTTATTGCCTTTTTACCGCCTCCACCCTGGGAAGATTTTATCGGGATGCTCAAAAGTCCTTTTACTGTCCTTCCTATCCAGATGTTCAACTGGGTCTCAAGACCTCAAGAGGAGTTTCACTATAATGCTGCAGCAGCTGGTTTTATTCTTCTTGTGGTCTGTTTACTTTTAAACTCTGTAAGTTTTTATCTACGCTATAAACTGAGGAAAAAATACACCTGGTAAAAACTTCTCTCAAAGGAGATGCGAGCAAATGGATGGAAATCTAAAAATCAAAGTTGAAAATTTTAATTTTTATTATGGGAATTTTTTAGCCCTTAAAAATATTAATTTTCCGATTTATGAGAACAAGGTTACAGCCATTATTGGTCCCTCTGGTTGTGGTAAAAGCACCTTACTTAGGTCCTTTAATCGTATGCATGATCTTTATGCAGGAACCCGTTATGAGGGCTCAATTATCCTTTATCCCGATGGGCTTAACATAGTTTCTCCTGGGGTTGAACCCCTTTATATTCGCATGCGCATTGGCATGGTCTTTCAAAAGCCAAATCCCTTTCCCAAAAGCATATTTGAAAATGTGGCTTATGGATTGAGAATCAAGGGGATTAAAAATAAAAGTGAACTTGCAGACCGTGTGGAAAAGGCTTTAAGGGATGCAGCATTATGGGATGAAGTTAAAGATAGACTTAATGAAAATGCCTATTCTTTATCAGGAGGGCAACAGCAGAGACTTTGCATTGCAAGGGCTATAGCTCCTGAACCCGAAGTTTTGCTTTTTGATGAGCCAACTTCAGCCCTTGATCCTATCTCCACAGCTAAAATTGAAGACCTAATTGTAGAGTTAAAAAGCAAAATAACTATTGTTATTGTAACCCATAATATGCAACAGGCAGCCCGTATTTCAGACTTTACTGCCTTTATGTATCTGGGAGAACTTATTGAATATGACCGAACTGAAAAAATCTT
This window of the Caldimicrobium thiodismutans genome carries:
- the pstC gene encoding phosphate ABC transporter permease subunit PstC, producing the protein MKIEHKKKLDYLFKGFLIFTSLVSIFVTLAIVIALIEDTIKFFTHQEAGGFPTSLIRFFTEREWTPTFEIKKIGIWPLLCGTFLIAFIAMIISVPLGLVIAVYLSEFASYRIKESVKPWLDFLEAVPTVVYGYFALLGVTPLLQWILGKFGLVVEGMNALSPGIVLGIMILPFTASLVEDSLRGVPQYLREASYSLGASKLETAFKVVVPAARSGILSAYLLGASRAIGETMVVAVAAGMFPNLTLNPLEPVQTITGYIVQVALGDLPFNSFEYLSIFAAGFLLFIVSLFFNLLAIYFKSKIERY
- a CDS encoding L,D-transpeptidase family protein, with protein sequence MKSWFSGFFLVIFSGFIFISFLYAQERYILVDKATYTLYLFNQGNIIFEAKIGYGLKSPLFKSKKGDFLTPEGAYKVTTIRPSTQYYYFLELNYPNFNDLSLAYFRGEVKLEFIERYLQKNYPQRENLLGNNIGIHGGGAFKKEKGELNYHWTQGCIALNNADLDYILRYIKTGDSVYIIHSQKALFEILKKLAYPLRVRPLDFWEGALYLKVNPSTFWYFKIIETYRGKKLLLWEEWIKGRLNAKAYSEPDGALNPQLEKTLKDIFIGNINSLLEPFQGEPLSQWK
- the panD gene encoding aspartate 1-decarboxylase, with translation MYRKLLKAKIHQAVITDKNLYYEGSLTLDREIMEKAGLLPFEAVWIYNLNNGARFETYLLEGEKGEVILNGAAARLGETGDRIIIVAYAWVADNELPYFKTRLLYLNEKNEVSQIKNL
- the hslU gene encoding ATP-dependent protease ATPase subunit HslU, giving the protein MKQESELTPREIVAELDRYIVGQNRAKRSVAIALRNRWRRRHLKGPLKEEVYPKNILMIGPTGVGKTEIARRLARLAKAPFIKVEATKFTEVGYVGRDVESMIRDLTYVAVQMVKEEEEKKVLARARELAEERLVEYLLPQTSPKVSYDSQTKEKLLRMLKDGALNEREVEIDIELREKQPSIEILAASGLEEVEMQLREMLSTFMPLRSKKRRVKVKEALEILTKDEASKLIDMDKVIKEAIERTETSGIIFIDEIDKVASRGEGAGPDVSREGVQRDLLPIVEGTTVNTRYGMVRTDYILFIASGAFHIAKPSDLIPELQGRFPIRVELDPLTKEDFIRILTIPENAILKQYQALLATEGVELEFSQEAIEEMAGIAFEINQKMENIGARRLYTVIEKVLEDISFEAPDIAPAKIVITPEFVREKLGEIMEKEELMKFVL
- the panC gene encoding pantoate--beta-alanine ligase, whose amino-acid sequence is MEIIKKIEEMQRISTNLRKEDKIIGFVPTMGYLHEGHLSLVRLARSRADKVVVSIFVNPLQFGPSEDFKVYPRDLERDLTLLEKEGVDIVFVPSAEDMYPSDFKTYVEVTDLTDRLCGAFRPGHFKGVTTIVLKLFNIVKPHLAVFGEKDYQQLKVIQQMVRDLNLEIEILSHPTVREEDGLAMSSRNTYLSEEERRSALSLYHSLKLAERLILGGEKNPEKVRELVKDYIEKFPHNRVQYVEIADPETLKPVSVIERSVLIAIAVFVGKTRLIDNRVIKI
- the pstA gene encoding phosphate ABC transporter permease PstA, with the protein product MHYKTLERIFSFLGILFILFAMLFLFAIAIKLFVDGMHRIFDLKFYTSYPSRFPDQAGILSSLVGTIYVMAGAIFWSIFLGVPAGIYLEEFGGKGRIARIIEANITNLSAVPSIIYGLLALGIFVYRFNFGESILTAGLTLGLLMLPVIVVTTRESLRRIPRAIREGAYALGATNYELVFHHLLPYSFGGILTGVIIATSRAIGETAPLLTIGALTFIAFLPPPPWEDFIGMLKSPFTVLPIQMFNWVSRPQEEFHYNAAAAGFILLVVCLLLNSVSFYLRYKLRKKYTW
- a CDS encoding PstS family phosphate ABC transporter substrate-binding protein, which gives rise to MRKVLVSKKVLALVAGLSLFGGVSKGFSSQVIKIDGSSTVYPITEGVAEEFQKAKKGAVKVTVGISGTGGGFKKFCRGETDISDASRPILKKEMEECKKNGISYIELPVAYDGLSVVVNPKNNWATCMTVEQLKEVWKPESQGKTFYWSDLDSNWPKEPIKLCGPGSDSGTFDYFTEAIVGKAKSQRGDYLASEDDNVLVQFAQREKGALCYFGLAYVEENKGKIKAIAIKNPKTGKCVLPSLSTVKSGEYQPLSRPLFIYVNAKSLERPEVKEFVEFYLNNAAKISKQVGYIPLPDKAYELAKKRFQKRELGTVFGGEPEVGLTVEELLKREAKH
- a CDS encoding MFS transporter, translated to MSSTRVLFFTGIIGNVLEWYDFIIYGYFASQFAKLFFPVSDPAVSLILSFSAFAIGFFARPLGALFIGYLGDRWGRKPALLMSIVLMAIPSFLMIFLPTYETLGILAPLFLTLLRILQGFSAGGEYTTSITFLLEHSSPTKRALWSSVNLFGAILGILLGSLVATLLHHFLSQEILEAYGWRLAYLPTLFLAYIGYIIRRHTYETPAFVKETFSPLKGFPLFYALKRYPRSFFLTLFLSMVQGVAFYILFVYFPTYFARYFGIAQDRALFSNTLAMILLNILILPCAYLSDLYGRRPFFLLSLFLYAAISALLNYYLIPKGYTFMLLSHLALAFISGFFMSILPVTLAELFPVKIRSTSFAFLYNFSLALFGGTAPMVCTYFIEKTGFLTFPGFYLSGITALVFLITFFFLPETHPLKSKGSAQRS
- a CDS encoding MiaB/RimO family radical SAM methylthiotransferase, which encodes MKLVRSKTSKKVYPVSLGCPKNKSDFEKLLFLLNQKGYEFTLDPGEADLFWVNTCAFIQPAVNEALEHIFELGELKTPHQKLIVSGCLPARYAIEDLKKLLPEVDEFYGIEPFRYFAKEEPSDKVLSESPFYSYLKISEGCSHRCSYCTIPKIRGPFRSKPLELVLKEAENLLKKGVRELIIVGQDITLYGRDLKESNLLIKLLKKISSLPFHFRIRLLYLHLLHLSDELIEAIFEIPKVVPYFEIPIQHADSEILKKMHRGYTPERILKIIEKVRSFNSMATLRTSIIVGFPGEKEKHFLNLITFLKEAQFDYLGVFPFYPEEGTPAEALPEQVPSKEKKRRVKEVLKVQKEITKKRLNLRVGQRDEVLILGEDIKGRLFGLSTLQAPEIDGLTFLKRGINNLLPGNLVKVKILKSGAYDLWAEPLDLRG
- a CDS encoding transposase; translation: MKSSFRFIAEIGDIKKFGEPAKKIIKYAWLDPVIKSSGK
- the pstB gene encoding phosphate ABC transporter ATP-binding protein PstB → MDGNLKIKVENFNFYYGNFLALKNINFPIYENKVTAIIGPSGCGKSTLLRSFNRMHDLYAGTRYEGSIILYPDGLNIVSPGVEPLYIRMRIGMVFQKPNPFPKSIFENVAYGLRIKGIKNKSELADRVEKALRDAALWDEVKDRLNENAYSLSGGQQQRLCIARAIAPEPEVLLFDEPTSALDPISTAKIEDLIVELKSKITIVIVTHNMQQAARISDFTAFMYLGELIEYDRTEKIFTNPAKKLTEDYITGRFG